TGGACCTGGAAACCACCTGGCAGGATAGAGAGGGGCAATTGTGATGACTACACATCCACAAAATAAAGGTGACAATTGTACTGCATCGTTAGAAAACACATGGAACTTGTTACCGTCATTGCACAAGACAGAATCAATACACTTTTAGGGTTTAAAACGGATAATTTAGTTTGTTTCTATACTTTCTAAGTCAAACACACCCACCTTTCAGAGTTCAAGTGAAATACCAAATATTTGTTTAGCTTTGCCTTTTGAATTCAGACATCACATATTTTACTTGGATCAAACCAATGTCACATAACATGAGTTCCAGGACATTAGGAGGAGACTTTTCATGTACCCGGCTTATTCTATATTTGAGAACATCATAAGCTTTGTATTGAAGCTGCTGGACATTTTGATCTCTTTGAGGACTTCACCTTCAGTGGGGACTTGGACAGAAACGCAGCCTGCTGGGGACCAGAGGTAGAGTTTGGTGTTGCCCGTACAGAGGGCCAGCCGGGGGCGTCGGGGGTCCCACTGAAAGCAGCGCACGGCCGTTGTCTGCTCGAGCACCGCCACCAGGCTCATCTTCTGCACATCCCACACCCAGACAACACTGGCCATGTTGTCTACGGTCAGAGAAACACAGATACAAACTCAAAGCCACTCTCAGTTTATAGAGCAAAGAATCACTAATATTGCATCACAAATAAATGAACACTAAAGTCGATGTTTAcaatcaaaaaaattaaaactgTTACAACCTACGGCAAGGAGCGTGTTTTTCTatcgtttttttttaaacagggtTAAAGAAAGGTGTCAGCATGGGCCAATGAAGAACCCAATACATTACAAAGCAGATACACAAATTATGTTTCACTTCACTATTCAGATTTCGACATAtcataaagaaataaaaaaagaaatgtaactCAAAAGTAAAACTATCAGGGTGTTTGTGAAGAACGACTTCCCAACTCAGAAAGGATGAGAATGCACTATAGGCGAGTATAGCTCTCAGAGTGCCGTTCTactttacatataataaaaagatgGTAACAAATTAGAGTGAAAAGTCTTACCGTTTTTGGTGGCTAGATAGCGACTGTCGGAGCTGAATGCCAAAGTGGAGACGCCAATCTTAGGGTTGGCTCGGTCTGGGTCTGGTTTAACGACAGGAAGCTGGACTGGCGTTGGGCAGATCTCATCTGGAGTGGAGACCAAAACAAATGAGAGTTTGTGATTAAACAAAGTCGGCTAACTGAACTCAGTAGTTTTATTCAAATACTGCCGATAGAATGTTTTTTTATCCAAAAACTGACATACATTTGCTCTGTGTGTTGAAGAGGGTGTTGCCAATTGTGATGTTGTGTAGCGATAGGTCATCACTACAAACAGCGGGCCTTTTCACCACTTCCTTATATACAACCTTAAAACACAACAAACAGTTAATAACTAAACTGCAAGGCTCATCAGGACGGATGGAAAAATACTCACTGCCTTTGTGTTGTTGATGGTTGCTGGATGCTCAAACTGTGTTATTTTCTTCCACGTGATATGATTGAGGATGCGTACCTGACATGAGGGTAATAAAGTATCGTTTTTATAATGATCTTGAAGAATTCAATGTACAACAAATGTCTGTTTAGTCACTATCGCAGCCTTAAGGAAATATCACAAGCAGCGATCTCCAATAAGGGAGATCCAAAATCCCGCTTATCAGTAGAGATGTTGCAGAAGAGAAGGAAACCAATACCTTTTTGATTGTTACTTAAAGCTTGTATCATTATTTTTACGAAATAAATCGTAGTTACATTGTGTCAAGCAATAGTTTGATTTCTCAATGTTATCATCCATCAAGAGTGTCCATACCTTCTCATCATAGCTGCCGATGGCCAGGAACTGGCTGCTGGGGCTCCAGGTCACTGACTTGACCCCCAGAGACCACTCATATGCACTGTAGGTCGACAGCAACCGGCCGTCCAGAGAATACAGCAACACCTTGTACTGTGGAGAGGAAAATACACAATATTACTTTCAATGTATCTCCCCACCTGCCCCAATAGACTTTGACAATAAAGAGCCCTATAATATGATTCCttccaaaataaaaaacatacacTTATATTACAGTTATTGTAACCTTTTGATAggattttaaaatgtgtcaaaAGTAATTTTCTGTTGCTACAAGTACTCAATTGCAGAACATCTTCAACCGAGGTCCGCTTAATCAATAGGTTCCCTCTGTATGCTGTATGCAGGAGATGTAGGGAGTCTTGTATAATGACGTATTTCATCAAACCAGTCTCTTTATACAGATTATGTTTTACTTACTTTATAGTTTCTCATGTCTCCTGCTCTAGTGGGAATGTTCTCATCAGCAACTTCTCACCCTATTTTAGTATCTATGATTATAGACACTTATAATGTGAAACGTAGTAAGAAGTCAAACTTAAAGTCTACTTTTAATGGAGGGCCTTGAGTGTGTACATGTTTGTATGTTTTTTCCGCGGTTTCGACTCTCAATGGACTGTTTTCAGCCAGCTGCTTCAGATTCTTTATGTGAAACATTAAGTACATGCTCAAAATATAGAGCAGGGAAGTTAATCTGATATATTCTCTTAGGTGTTTAAAGCAAACAGCTCACCTCCAGACAGCTATCCCACACTGCCAGCACACAGCCATTGGGAGACCACTCCAACCCTGCCAGGTCCTGAGTCTCAGTCTCAAAATGCTGTGACAGAGTCAAGGTATATCAAATTCatttacacacacatttacagacAAAACTGCATGTACCACATCAAATTTGAAATAATTAATATGCAGAGTTTACTTTAATGTCTATGATGTTTAAGATCAGCCTCGTGTGTACGTTGGGCAAACAAAGCCATTCaaatacagctccaaaaatcattttttagatgctttacaaAGTAATATACAGTCACAGGAGGATACTGCATGTCTTTTAAGTCACCTACATTTAGATTACTCAAATTTCAAATGTATAATCCTGGTCATAAAATATACAATTTGAATGTGCTGCTTACCCTGAGTAAATGCCAGTCGTCACACACGAATACGCTGACAAAGTCTTTGCAGTCACGACGTTCAGCCAAGGCCATGTAGCagccatctctgctgaaatcaATACCTTAGGGTCAAAGATGATTGGAGAACGCTGCATTAAACCAGTTATAAAAACACAAGTATAATAAGATCTTCCAATGTCACCACAACTGACAAGTTTAACTCAAAAACACAGTATGTTGAAAACACACACCAATTAGAAATCAACCTAGAAAGAAATGTAGTTAAGTTTCACTCTGTACAAGCTAGTCAAGTACAGTTCTATAACGGACGTAGAAAACAATCATTCCGGTTTTAACATTTTATCTGTGCTGACTTTATTCAACACTCAGAGGAACAAtgacacaatacaaatatgaataaAGCAATAATAAAACTGTCTATTGACTTGAAAGCCAGTTATCTCCTCTGATAACTGAAAAGGTAACCTCATAGCTCCATGTTTATTTTAGTCAATGTTATAAATGAGACACTCTGGCATCATCAGGTCGATGGAACATTACCATGGTGCTCGTATCATTTAGATGAGGGTTAGGGGATACATGGGTTGCATGACTTGCATGCAGAAAAACGGGGAGAGTCACGGACAATCATTATTCCTCAAGCTGCTGACAGGCCTGTTATGAAGAGCATGGCCTATTTACTGAGGAGGAGCACAGCTGTCAGCAGAGGACCAGAATGTGGCCTCCTATCCAGGGTCGCGCCACGAGGTAAAGGATGGCACGTGATTCATGAGGCATGCTGAGACACTCTGAGCACTGGCCCTGCCCTCAGGTACTCCTGGTAATGAATATACACTCATAAGCCATGAGAAAAGAAATACAACAATATCATTCTCATACTGACCCTTCTGGCATGCTTTGGGATACTTGATGTAAGACACAGCTTTGGTGCAGAGGGACCAGACGGTGACTCTCAGCTGTCAAGGCACCAGAGGAAAAAGCACTGTGGATTACTTCGCAAGTGAAAGTATGACAAACACATCATGCTGACCAGCGGCACAAAGAGCGTAAATACATTGACAAGTAAAATGATATATACATTGATGATTGAGAGTTTAGAAAAGTCCCAATAACAATATATAAGCTTATATTagcattgtaatatacacacataaacATCAAACAACATGGATCCTTTAAACTGTGGTTATTCAAAAATTGTGAAAAATGTGTGCAATTTGTGCAATTTGTGTGCAAAATGGGACAATTGTCAAGTTTCAAAATAACATTTCACTGCTCTCTAGTGGATAATCTGAGGATATTTAGAAAGAGATTTTTATCTTTCATTTCTTGTTACTTTCCAGTCAACTTAAACAGTGATAAATTAAAAATAACAATTCTGATAAAACGGGTTTTACGCTTAACATGCAAGTAAACATCTTGGTTTAGGGATGGGATTTTGAAGCAAATAGAGGCTTTACAAGCCACATTGAGAAAAAAACCCTAGAGACCTCCACCATTAGTGTTTGGTAAGACGATCTTAATAAAAACAGATCTAAAAAGTGTTCTGTAAGGGGACTGGGCATCAACAGCGACCTCAATCAACCAGGCCACTAGCATAATGAGGCCTCTGAGTGCCCCTCTACACTCAAAGACATGTCTATCACCTGGGAACAGACTACAGCTC
This Pseudochaenichthys georgianus chromosome 7, fPseGeo1.2, whole genome shotgun sequence DNA region includes the following protein-coding sequences:
- the wrap73 gene encoding WD repeat-containing protein WRAP73 translates to MNFSEVFKQSNQLCKVSPDGKYLATCVQYRLVVRDVETLQILQLYTCLDQISHMDWSSDSLFILCAMYKRGLVQVWSLEQPDWHCKIDEGSIGLVSSRWSPDGRHILNTTEFHLRVTVWSLCTKAVSYIKYPKACQKGIDFSRDGCYMALAERRDCKDFVSVFVCDDWHLLRHFETETQDLAGLEWSPNGCVLAVWDSCLEYKVLLYSLDGRLLSTYSAYEWSLGVKSVTWSPSSQFLAIGSYDEKVRILNHITWKKITQFEHPATINNTKAVVYKEVVKRPAVCSDDLSLHNITIGNTLFNTQSKYEICPTPVQLPVVKPDPDRANPKIGVSTLAFSSDSRYLATKNDNMASVVWVWDVQKMSLVAVLEQTTAVRCFQWDPRRPRLALCTGNTKLYLWSPAGCVSVQVPTEGGFQVQSLNWHCSGDSLILLGKEQLCVCYMDNDQEDK